The proteins below are encoded in one region of Amycolatopsis acidiphila:
- a CDS encoding MMPL family transporter: MRALWRRPTKRGLFVALGVLATAGFVLGGLAKVRVETSVDSFLPSDDPVVRQFEAESGSFGGDPIVVLLESGQPRAQLDQQHLPALLNLEGRLSRLPDVAAVYGPGTTLNQIAGRTQDLLAELSGRRDAVRSQAQQGKTGKDAEKAGDAAVAAFDARYGPLLVQGMPAGLPTLHNPSFVDTVVYTGAGEPRPQWRFVVPSDRSAAILVRPREGLDQQGTERLVRAVRDAVATAKPDAQRITVSGVPVIAVSLGDQVQREIPWIGGTALLAVGACFLLIPWTRKVRRRLVPVMTTVVAIGLTLAVFGWLGRPLSLGVVAFLPVLLGVGSYYPTYFAQQARRRVVLVVATATAAAFAMLLLSPLPFVRELGLALSMGGLIAALVGMLLVRGLSFTAEPDRPLDEMVSSPRAVTSPRWARVAAGVVVAAVALTGWMALPRIELESNFQSFATGLDALTDAQHVESVIGSSGEVAVVLNGPDVLSPEAMKWTREAQEGIVSRHGDQMRPVVSPPTLLQFLGSSPTASQIAAGVRLLPPYLTGAVLRNDRTSALLSFGVRMEDLSKLQTLRDDVLRHLPPPPQGYHVDLTGLPMVAVRGNELVSADRLLTNLAGILAAGAVLLIALRRRADAARAVAAAATATGAGLCFLWLAGVPLSPVTAGLGSLTAAVGCEFTVLLSEAARRRSRGLRLSILLAASTSTVGYAVLVLSKLAAVREFGVLLAGSVVLALLSAGCVVWLWPPRDRVTRVAAPVPEPVERVVAEVGR; this comes from the coding sequence GTGCGCGCCCTCTGGCGACGGCCGACCAAGCGCGGTCTCTTCGTAGCACTGGGCGTGCTCGCGACGGCGGGCTTCGTACTCGGCGGGCTCGCGAAGGTGCGGGTCGAGACGAGCGTGGACTCGTTCCTGCCCAGCGACGACCCGGTGGTGCGCCAGTTCGAGGCGGAGTCGGGCTCCTTCGGTGGGGACCCGATCGTCGTCCTGCTGGAGTCCGGGCAGCCGCGGGCGCAGCTCGACCAGCAGCACCTGCCGGCGCTGCTCAACCTCGAAGGCCGGCTGTCACGGCTGCCGGACGTCGCGGCCGTCTACGGCCCCGGGACGACCCTGAACCAGATCGCCGGCCGGACACAGGACCTGCTCGCGGAGCTGTCCGGACGCCGCGACGCCGTCCGGTCCCAAGCCCAGCAGGGCAAGACCGGCAAGGACGCGGAGAAGGCCGGCGACGCCGCGGTCGCCGCGTTCGACGCCCGGTACGGGCCGCTGCTGGTCCAAGGCATGCCGGCCGGCCTCCCGACCCTGCACAATCCGTCCTTCGTGGACACGGTCGTGTACACCGGTGCCGGCGAGCCCCGCCCGCAGTGGCGGTTCGTCGTGCCCTCCGACCGGTCGGCGGCAATCCTCGTCCGTCCGCGTGAGGGCCTGGACCAGCAGGGCACGGAACGGCTGGTTCGGGCGGTTCGTGACGCCGTCGCGACGGCCAAGCCGGACGCGCAGCGGATCACGGTGTCCGGTGTCCCGGTCATCGCCGTTTCCCTGGGCGACCAGGTGCAGCGCGAGATCCCGTGGATCGGGGGGACCGCCCTGCTCGCGGTGGGCGCGTGCTTCCTGCTGATTCCCTGGACCCGGAAGGTGCGCCGCAGGCTGGTGCCGGTCATGACGACCGTCGTCGCGATCGGGCTGACGCTCGCCGTTTTCGGGTGGCTCGGGCGGCCGCTGTCGCTCGGCGTCGTCGCCTTCCTCCCCGTCCTGCTCGGCGTCGGGAGCTACTACCCGACCTACTTCGCCCAGCAGGCCAGACGCCGGGTGGTGCTCGTGGTCGCCACCGCCACCGCGGCGGCGTTCGCGATGCTGCTGCTGTCGCCGTTGCCGTTCGTCCGTGAGCTCGGTCTCGCGCTTTCGATGGGCGGGCTCATCGCGGCGCTGGTCGGCATGCTCCTCGTCCGCGGTCTCTCGTTCACCGCCGAACCGGACCGGCCACTCGATGAAATGGTCTCCTCACCGCGCGCGGTGACGTCGCCTCGATGGGCTCGGGTCGCCGCCGGCGTCGTCGTGGCCGCGGTGGCACTGACCGGCTGGATGGCGCTTCCCCGGATCGAGCTGGAAAGCAACTTCCAGAGCTTCGCCACCGGACTGGACGCGCTCACCGACGCCCAGCACGTCGAATCCGTCATCGGCTCCTCGGGCGAGGTCGCCGTCGTCCTCAACGGTCCTGACGTGCTGTCGCCCGAGGCCATGAAATGGACCAGGGAGGCGCAAGAAGGCATCGTATCGCGACACGGCGACCAGATGCGCCCGGTGGTGTCGCCGCCGACTCTGCTGCAGTTCCTGGGCAGCTCGCCCACGGCGAGCCAGATCGCGGCCGGTGTCCGGTTGCTGCCGCCGTACCTCACCGGTGCGGTTCTTCGCAACGACCGGACGTCCGCGCTGCTGAGCTTCGGCGTGCGGATGGAAGACCTGAGCAAGTTGCAGACCCTCCGCGACGACGTGCTGCGGCACTTGCCGCCGCCACCGCAGGGGTATCACGTGGACCTGACCGGCTTGCCGATGGTCGCGGTCCGCGGGAACGAGCTCGTGTCCGCCGACCGCCTGCTCACCAACCTGGCCGGGATCCTGGCCGCAGGCGCGGTCCTGCTGATCGCGCTGCGGCGCCGGGCCGACGCGGCGCGCGCGGTCGCGGCGGCGGCCACCGCCACCGGTGCGGGGCTGTGCTTCCTGTGGCTGGCCGGGGTGCCGCTGAGCCCCGTCACCGCCGGCCTGGGATCGCTGACCGCGGCGGTCGGGTGTGAGTTCACGGTCCTGCTGTCGGAAGCCGCCCGCCGTCGCAGCCGGGGACTGCGGCTGTCGATCCTGCTCGCCGCGTCCACCTCCACCGTGGGGTACGCGGTCCTGGTGCTGTCCAAGCTGGCCGCCGTACGCGAGTTCGGCGTCCTGCTGGCCGGCTCGGTCGTGCTGGCCTTGCTGTCCGCGGGCTGCGTGGTGTGGCTCTGGCCACCGCGTGATCGCGTTACCCGGGTGGCGGCACCCGTTCCCGAACCTGTCGAACGAGTCGTGGCGGAGGTGGGTCGATGA
- a CDS encoding MCE family protein, which translates to MRISHSAMPVIRLIVLVVFATGCAVFFGYLWVNSGGKLPFSSSRYTVTATFPSVANLVPDSDVMISGVAVGKVAEIKNEGDRAHVTMELDQQYPLHAGVTVQVRNKTLVEETFLQLTDGDGPVLDSGTVLPANAGKPAVGLNDVLASIDPSTRQALASTIRSLGASTKDSQDSISRALSGLGDLGREGHGALSALSAQSEDLQKLSGNAANLLAALDTRQGQIAQLVRDADTLTKTTADGGQDLQAVMRELPGVMDKAKSASDGLNELSGSLAPVAKNLNTAAPDLSKALEQLPQTAGDLRGLLPSLNGVLDHAPDTLARVPVVAADAHQLLPTLNVALGDVNPMLSYLQPYGHDVAAMFTNMGQALSRGDDNGTALRTFIILNEQSLRGNPLNLNNIPPLDKSNPYPAPGQSSNPGPYQGGSYPRVEKGTK; encoded by the coding sequence ATGAGGATCTCTCATTCCGCGATGCCGGTGATCCGGCTGATCGTGCTCGTCGTGTTCGCCACCGGCTGCGCCGTGTTCTTCGGCTACCTCTGGGTGAACTCCGGCGGCAAACTCCCCTTCAGCAGCTCCCGCTACACGGTCACGGCGACCTTCCCGAGCGTGGCGAACCTCGTGCCCGACTCCGACGTGATGATCAGCGGCGTCGCCGTCGGGAAGGTGGCCGAGATCAAGAACGAGGGCGACCGCGCGCACGTGACCATGGAACTCGATCAGCAGTACCCGCTGCACGCGGGCGTAACCGTCCAGGTCCGGAACAAGACGCTCGTGGAGGAGACCTTCCTCCAACTGACCGACGGCGACGGTCCGGTGCTGGACAGCGGAACGGTCCTGCCGGCGAACGCGGGCAAGCCCGCAGTCGGCCTGAACGACGTGCTGGCCAGCATCGATCCTTCGACCAGGCAGGCGCTGGCGAGCACCATCCGCTCGCTCGGGGCATCCACCAAGGACAGCCAGGACAGCATCTCCCGCGCCTTGAGCGGTCTCGGTGACCTCGGCCGTGAGGGACACGGCGCGCTGTCCGCGCTGTCCGCGCAGAGCGAGGACCTGCAGAAGCTCAGCGGGAACGCGGCCAACCTTCTCGCCGCACTCGACACCCGGCAGGGGCAGATCGCGCAGCTGGTGCGTGACGCCGACACCCTGACGAAGACCACCGCGGACGGCGGGCAAGACCTTCAGGCCGTCATGCGGGAGCTGCCGGGCGTCATGGACAAGGCCAAGAGCGCGAGCGACGGCCTGAACGAGCTGTCGGGTTCGCTCGCGCCGGTGGCGAAGAACCTGAACACCGCCGCCCCGGACCTGAGCAAGGCGCTGGAGCAGCTGCCGCAGACCGCCGGCGACCTGCGCGGCCTGCTGCCCTCGCTCAACGGCGTGCTCGACCACGCCCCGGACACGCTGGCGCGGGTGCCGGTCGTGGCCGCCGACGCCCACCAGCTGCTGCCGACGCTGAACGTCGCGCTCGGCGACGTCAACCCGATGCTGTCCTACCTGCAGCCGTACGGGCACGACGTCGCGGCGATGTTCACCAACATGGGCCAGGCCCTGTCGAGGGGCGACGACAACGGCACGGCATTGCGCACCTTCATCATCCTCAACGAGCAGAGCCTGCGCGGGAACCCGCTCAACCTCAACAACATCCCGCCCCTCGACAAGAGCAACCCGTACCCAGCACCCGGCCAGTCCTCGAACCCGGGGCCGTACCAGGGCGGCTCGTACCCGCGAGTGGAGAAGGGAACGAAGTGA
- a CDS encoding MlaD family protein gives MTRDQGRIKKTWERVRNEPKLGRNVLTLAVLLVVGLAVGGYIVSQQGAGTTTWPWQDRFIMKAEFDNAPAISPGNGQEVRIAGVKVGQIDSASVSDDGKALLTLSIDPKYKVYDNARTVLRPKSPLNEMYVEIDPGGPPGKELPQDGTLPASHSQRPIQVDEVLGHLDDNTLNALTSLVNESDAALAHAPQSLASGLSATDQVATSLKPVVTALQTRKDTLAKLVTALAQISKSVGGNDARLSSLAQSLQETLGAAGAQSGPLNASLAQLPDLTHQLDEATSSVVGLSDQLDPTLENLRKASGELPDSLSKLTKAVDQAGNTVDQATPVVTKAKPVVDDLRPLVGDLNGTLPDLHEVTGRLNPITAAVLPYLNDLSAFVYQTNSLTSLHDANGGILRGLLELTPSSLGTPGGATSGQTPH, from the coding sequence AGCCGAAGCTCGGCCGGAACGTGCTCACACTCGCGGTGCTGCTGGTGGTCGGGCTGGCGGTCGGGGGCTACATCGTCAGCCAGCAGGGCGCGGGGACCACGACCTGGCCGTGGCAGGACAGGTTCATCATGAAGGCGGAGTTCGACAACGCTCCCGCCATCAGCCCCGGCAACGGCCAGGAAGTCCGGATCGCCGGGGTGAAGGTCGGCCAGATCGACTCGGCGTCCGTCTCGGACGACGGCAAGGCGCTGCTCACCCTCTCCATCGACCCGAAGTACAAGGTGTACGACAACGCACGCACGGTGCTGCGCCCGAAGAGCCCGCTCAACGAGATGTACGTCGAAATCGACCCCGGCGGGCCACCGGGGAAGGAACTCCCGCAGGACGGGACGCTCCCGGCGAGCCACTCGCAGCGGCCGATCCAGGTCGACGAGGTGCTCGGGCACCTGGACGACAACACGCTGAACGCACTGACGTCCTTGGTCAACGAGTCCGACGCGGCCCTGGCTCACGCCCCGCAGTCGCTGGCGAGTGGCCTGTCGGCGACCGACCAGGTCGCGACCAGCCTCAAGCCAGTCGTGACGGCGCTGCAGACCCGCAAGGACACGCTGGCGAAGCTGGTGACCGCTCTCGCCCAGATCTCCAAGTCCGTCGGCGGAAACGACGCGCGGCTGTCGTCGCTGGCCCAGAGCCTGCAGGAGACGCTCGGAGCCGCTGGTGCGCAGAGTGGTCCGCTGAACGCGTCGCTGGCGCAGCTGCCCGACCTCACCCATCAGCTCGACGAGGCGACGAGCAGCGTGGTCGGGCTGAGCGACCAGCTCGATCCGACACTGGAAAACCTGCGCAAGGCCTCGGGTGAGCTGCCCGATTCCCTGTCGAAGCTGACGAAAGCCGTGGACCAGGCCGGCAACACAGTGGACCAGGCGACCCCGGTCGTGACGAAGGCCAAGCCCGTCGTCGACGACCTGCGCCCGCTGGTCGGCGACCTCAACGGGACGCTGCCGGACCTGCACGAGGTCACCGGCCGGCTCAACCCGATCACGGCGGCCGTCCTGCCGTACCTGAACGACCTCTCGGCCTTCGTCTACCAGACGAATTCCCTGACCAGCCTGCACGACGCCAACGGAGGGATCCTGCGCGGCCTGCTCGAGCTCACGCCGAGCAGCCTGGGGACCCCCGGTGGCGCCACGTCCGGCCAGACCCCCCACTAG